A single Pseudoalteromonas phenolica DNA region contains:
- a CDS encoding FAD-dependent oxidoreductase, producing the protein MKNKVVIVGGGMVGAATAIKLAKQGASVTILEQQCIDPHAVLTSEKIDIRISAINRFSEALLDELGAMPLLRENRIAPYTQLEAYESVQNSLLFDSEEVGTSHLGHLIENSLTQASLWAQFEQWQIQVEQVDGLPMSITQSDDTVTLHYKNKTYTADLLVAADGGRSQVRHLVGIGVTGWQYQQSCMGVLIKIDAPQQTKTWQQFKQTGPIAFLPMHAPYANLIWYHDSAELARLKQLSNEQLKAEIQSNFFALPGDFSVEEKAVFPLSRQHANTYSQGRVVLVGDAAHTINPLAGQGVNLGFKDVAALAEALESTDDFGCPLALHKYEKKRRLDNLAMMSMMDACYFGFSNDIKPLKHLRNLALKVADNAGVLKKQVLKHAMGGDF; encoded by the coding sequence ACAGCAATTAAGTTAGCAAAACAGGGCGCATCGGTAACAATTTTAGAGCAACAATGTATCGACCCTCATGCTGTGCTTACGAGTGAAAAAATTGATATTCGAATTTCTGCCATCAACCGCTTTTCAGAAGCTTTACTTGATGAGTTAGGTGCAATGCCTTTACTCAGAGAAAATAGAATTGCCCCTTATACCCAACTAGAAGCCTATGAGTCTGTACAAAACTCATTGTTATTTGATAGTGAAGAAGTGGGCACGAGTCACCTTGGTCACCTTATTGAGAACAGCTTAACACAAGCCAGTTTATGGGCGCAGTTTGAGCAATGGCAAATACAAGTTGAGCAAGTTGATGGTTTACCAATGAGCATAACGCAATCTGATGATACCGTTACACTGCACTATAAAAACAAAACTTATACCGCTGATTTACTTGTTGCCGCTGATGGTGGTCGCTCACAGGTAAGACATTTAGTTGGAATAGGTGTTACAGGCTGGCAATATCAACAAAGTTGTATGGGTGTACTAATCAAAATTGATGCTCCGCAGCAAACAAAAACATGGCAGCAATTTAAACAGACTGGCCCAATTGCGTTTCTGCCTATGCACGCACCGTATGCCAATTTAATTTGGTATCACGATAGCGCTGAGCTTGCTCGATTGAAACAATTATCGAATGAGCAATTAAAAGCTGAAATTCAGTCAAACTTCTTTGCGTTGCCTGGCGATTTTAGTGTTGAAGAAAAGGCGGTATTTCCGCTTTCTAGGCAACATGCTAATACTTATTCACAAGGTAGAGTTGTACTTGTGGGAGATGCAGCCCACACGATTAACCCATTGGCAGGACAGGGAGTTAACCTAGGCTTTAAAGACGTCGCTGCACTAGCCGAAGCATTAGAATCGACAGACGATTTCGGTTGCCCTTTAGCTTTGCATAAATATGAGAAAAAACGTCGTTTAGATAATTTGGCGATGATGAGCATGATGGATGCGTGTTACTTTGGTTTCTCGAATGATATAAAACCATTAAAGCATCTTCGCAATTTAGCATTAAAAGTGGCTGACAATGCAGGTGTGCTAAAGAAACAAGTGTTAAAGCATGCCATGGGCGGTGATTTTTAA